The Cottoperca gobio chromosome 8, fCotGob3.1, whole genome shotgun sequence genome contains the following window.
GCGAAGCATTTTAACAGCACTATTGAGATCTATTTCTATTCCCCAACAGAAGCGCTGGTGAGTGAGGTGAGATGTCCTTCTGAGCTATGAGCGTGTACAGCGTGTGTTAGGAACTACACACTCATGCATACATAAATGTGCAAAGCCTCAGGGGGAGTTGTGGAATCCTCTACATAAAGATGTGTGTgcgcacatacacatgcatgcacgcacatacacaaaaGGGCAAACgagggatgatgatgatgacaggaGTACCACACTTACTTTCCTGTGAGAGAGTCCCTGAGCTTGCTCTGGGGTAGAAAAACCACATCAAATGACACAAagacatgtacaaacacacaacaagagAAGGATCTGTGTTTAGAGCAGCTCTTGACCTGGGAAGTGCAGCATCTGGCAGCGGGAGTTTGCAGCACATCTGCAGAATTTGATAGTCGAACGTTGCTGGTTTCCTTGACACTAACTTTGTCTTTCAGTCGTGGGAATATGCTTAAACTAAAGCTGCAGTGcaaatttgacaaacaattcTCACCGCAGTAAAGTCCTTACATCTGCATTAAAGACTTCAAATCAAAGCGTTTTCTTAATATATCAAAAGGAAAAGGGATAAACAATCGAGCTAAGCCCTGCAGGTTCTTCCCATATATCATGTTATGCAATGGGAATACAGCGCagctaaaacaaaaatgatacaCTTGAACTAACATGCAGCATTGAGCAATGATCTGCCAGCAAGAGAATGAAAATGAGGCAAAGCTTGTAAAGACATAAAGCATTATTCACACCAGAACCTTTTCATAAGAGAGAAAAAGCTTCAATAATGTGCCACACATTATACCGATTATTAATGAGGAGAAACATGGCACTTAAAGGGATACTGTGCAGGATTTGGCGACATCtagcagattgcaaccaactaaATACCCCCTCCGCTCCCCGCTCCCTTTACAAGACTGCTACTGTAGAATAATGCCGGTGCAACATGGTGGACTCTGAGGAAGAGCAAGCGATTGTAAGAATGAAAGACAGACCGAACCTCCTGAATCTGCATAGTTATAGGACACGGTTTCAGGTCCAATGTCAGCCATTTTCTGTTCCACCTCAGAATTTGTCAGCAGTAAGATGTATGACATGCTCATCCTGGGAGTGTCTTGCAAAGGTTTCATCCAGACTGTAGATGTGAACATTTGTTCTGAGCTGTCTGGAGCCTCAACAGCTCATATTTATACTGATTTCCTTGTAGCAGGAGTGGAACAGTGAAGCTTTAAACTAACAAAGTGCCTCAGACCTCGGCACCACGCTGAGACCTTTGTTGCATCTTCATCTGAAATGTCAAAAGTTCTGACTAATTTCAGACTTTATTGCAgaataaagtaaatgtgtttaaacacGAGTCACCACAAGAGGTAACTTTAGAAAAACATTGGAATAATggcaaatgaaaatatttgacAGCCAAACACGATTATGCAACCTTTTTACACGCaagataaacacatttacaagaaGCATTTAATAAAATGGCACAGACTTCTTATGTGACAACAAGCCCACATGAGGCATCACCTACCTCCACTAAGGAGGTTacgttttcagtttggtttgtttgctcgtttgtttgtcagcagaattACGGAAAAAAACTACTGTgctgattttcatgaaatttgCTTGAAGGGTGTAGCGTGAGCCAAGGGAgagaagaacccattacatgcTGGAGCAGATTGGCCTcgtctgcgctctctgagtgcccttctacTTAAAGAGTGATTTTGTTTGTGCCATCCTGATAAATTATTGaagcaaacagaaacaatgaGTAACGCTTAAGACAGAGGTAACAGACATAATTGTAATTCAATGATGACATCTGAGAAGCAAAGCCGTCCGTGAGAGCAAAGCTTCAACTAGAGCAGACAGTTGTTTTCCGTGTGAGCTGGTAAAGGGCCTGATGTGTAAGCAGTGGTTTGGTAATGTTGAACCTTTTTGTTGTACCTCTGTATGCCTCGGACCTCACCTCCAAATAAGTCCAAATCCCGCAAGCTCTCCACACTCAGTTTCTCAGATACCCAACGCTGACAGGCACAGAGGGTTAAtaacagacagggagagaagagacaaaatgCAAGCGAGAGTAAGAAAACGTTGCACAGAAACATAAGCATATTCAAAGATGTTTAATAAAGATGATTAATACTGACTTCCTAATTTGAAGCTGTTATAGTTGTATGTCTcttgtgtgaaagagaaaaccatagaaagatttaaaaataataaaagccaTGTGTCCTTCTCGTCTGTAAACGGTGTTAGGTAAATAGGCCAAATGGTCTCTGTAAGAACTTTATAAATATAACTGTATGTGATCGTGTCATGATAACAGTGTTCTAGTCTAGTTGTTTGCAATTAAAGCTATCATAGATGTCTTTATAGTCCGATTTCCCTTATAGGGATTAAGCTTCGATGGAAATATCTATTAAAAATATACAGGTACTGTAGATTTAATCCTAGGTTTAGGATTACATTTAATCCTTAAACTGGCCTATGTCTAAAATAGGAGGTATTTGGCACTTACAAGAAAAGACATGGATCCTCTTGAGTGTGTTACATATGAAATGCTGAAAACACCTCCAGGGAATACCTGAGAAGACAAGGGGAAAACTGTGAAGGAGAAGATGTCTCTGTTtggtctcctcctgctggggTTCACTTGTTGTTGATCTATCAAGctcattattattctttattatcaGAATATTTTAATGCATCCCAAGGCAAATAACTTACATACGTAACAGAACACAAATTAAaccagacaacaacaaaaaatactacaaacatatatatatatatatatataagtatatgttCCTTCCTTCTTTAGCATTTTGCAATACTAgtgcacaattattatttattatattatatatatttgatatattacCAACCTGTTGCTTTGCTGAAGTTGTTTTTCATGTGTCTTTTAATTGGAACAATCAGGAGTAGCGCACCTAATTTCATTGTAGTCTGTACAATGACAACAAAGGCTTTGTATTTCTATTCTTCTATTTGTAAGACATAAATGGTACCACTGAACCAGGTGAGGATTAACCTCCTGGTGAATCATCTTTGCCAATGAGAGCGATATCACTACTACACTTATAACTATATAAAATCCTGAAAAATAGCACACATCTGTATAACATACATCATATTTAAAAGTGTGAGTGATACAGAATGAAATGACTTGTGTTTTGACACATGTATCTTGCCTATAatctataaaaatgatcaaaccTTATGTAGCAACTGTCTCTACAGTTAGTGCTGGCTTTGAGTGATGGTTTCTCTTTATTCTTGCTGATTTTGAGGCTGAAACCAATCAACACTCACGCTTGAATAATGGTGGTTATCATGCAAACACAGAGATGCTGACTTCCAACGACAGCAAACGAAGTAATCTGAAGAGTCCGAGCAAAAACTAATGACTAATTTGTATCTGATTAATCACAAACAGAGCTCAAGTCTTGCTAATGGCTCGCTAATGTAGGGCGCAGGCTAGCAATAGTAGATTACCGTTAGCTAAAGCAGCTACCTTGActtgattttacatttttaaatggcatTATTTTTAAGGTCTTAATAACTTACCTTTACAGGGTTTAGAACAGCAATTCCTGGctctaaaaaatataatatcttGTGATAACTTATTCAGCTAGCCATCTTCTCCAGCGGGATGTTTTTTGGCAGCTCACCGACGTCGTCGCGCGCTAAGGGCGACACAGAACCTTGCGCACATAGATGACGTAGGCATCCCAATGTCTTCTGAAAATACTGGAGGTTTTACTGGCTTCAGAAACAGGTAAATATGCCCTGTTACACACTGTAACTAAATTATCGATACATTTCGTCAACAGATAATGTTATCGGTTACTGCGCGGTGTTGTGAAGTTCAGCCTAACTACACCGCATATACGGTGTGTCGACCCTAGCCTCGCGCATCCCCATCTCGGCCTTAACTTTCAGGCCTTCATTAACGCTAACGTTATTTTGTGTAACGTTAGAAAAGATCGTGGCCAATATTATGCTGTTATAGAGTAACTGTAAATCAAATTAACCACCCTAAGCCAGCGGCTGAATGCTAATGCTATAATGCTTTTACCGTCATGTTTAGCTAATGGCTAATTAGCTTTATGTTAACGCGGTTACGTCAGTCCTTTAAACGGATAACTTCAATTGTGCCTGAATAATGTCCATATTTTTTCCTCCATGGACATGAATATCTTATGAATTTCGAGTACATATTGCAACATTTGTCTTGTGTTTAACCTGCACAGCTACGTAGATGTATAGCCATGTAGTATGCATTTACTTTGTTGTTAcatacttctttttttcttctttgtgtattacttctcattatgcatatacatttactacattcctGTTTAAATCTCTCTCTACTCATTATGCATGTACTAAACCTACTCATTATTTTGTGTCTTAGATTTTCATTTTGCTATAACTTTCCCTTCCCTCCCTGTTGTGTATAAAGAACTTGAATCTTGAATGTTGTTAAGCTAAGGCTGGTCTCTGACGTTGCTGCCATGGAGGAAGTCAAAAAAGCGAAAGTATGCGACAGGTTAGTCTGTTGATATGAAAAGCAACTAACTAACGACGATTATGATAAACAAATTGggaaatgttaatattatttgAGCTGAAACAGAAACTCATAGGCAACATTAAGGATTCATATGTTAGACTGACCTACCCACCATATACTCAGAAGTCTGCTATTACTCAACTGAGAGCAGGCACCACCTATAAGTGTCTACCCTATAACCTATTAGAAGAACAAAAAATGTAGTTTACAAAGCTTTGCAAATTAAAACACTGTCTTTAATATAGATTAAAGTAGGAACATGTGTGTTCTAATCAAAAGGAGTGATGTCAGAAAGTgattgatttctgataaaatgCCCTGTAACCGTTATTGTCCATCAAACTACAAGCTGCTATAAGTGGTCCTTGTTGACTAAATAAGTTTAGAGAAGTGCTGACTGACATATTATTGAGAGTACCTTCAATAAAGGACCGAGGCAGACAAAACAAGATTTGGTGTAATAACAGTAGAGGGATCTTAAAGGCGTGTTTCCCCTTTTTTGTTTCACAGCAAAGACATGAACTGGAATAAAGGTGGTCCGGGTGTGAAGCGAGGGTTTGGGTTTGGAGGATTTTCCCTTGCAGGGAAAAAAGAGGAACCTAACGCTCCTCCGAAATCTCACACATCCTTTGGACCCCCAGGATCAAGTGGATATGGGAAAGGCCAGCAGCTCCCATCGTTCTACAAAATAGGGACAAAAAGAGCAAATTTCGATGAGGAAAATGCGTAAGTATTACATCTCTCccatacacaaatatatatatatatatatatatatgtgtgtgtgtatatatatatatatatatatatatatgtatgtgtgtatgtatatatatatatatatatatatatatatatacacacttatttatatatatatatatatatatatatatatatatatatatatgtgtgtgtgtgtgtgtgtgtgtgtgtatatatatatatatatatatatatatatatatatatatatatatatatatatatatatatatatatgtgtgtgtatatatatatacacttattttCATGCTTTCAGTTGAACCCCTTATAAGTATATAATAGCATTTGTGGTATTGACTAATtagaaaactgcatttttgtctttgtcaaCAAGGTAttttgaagatgatgaagaggagtcCAGCAGCAATGTGGATCTGCCATACATCCCAGCAGAGAACTCGCCCACACGGCAGCAGATGCAGACTGGTGGTGGGTCAGACAGTGAAGATGACCCCCTGGATGCCTTCATGGCAGAGGTTGAGGTGAGAAGACGAGTACAGTTCGGCAGATGCAAACCAGAATATGCTTCCAAAAGCTGTTTTCTCTGAcaaatcttgttttgtttttttatcctctAGAGCCAAGCAGCTAAAGACATGAGGAAActagaggaaaaagaaaaggagaaaaagtcAGCCAAGTAAGACTCAAATGTCCTctgatttatttgatttgttaaaTTTGTAGTCACTCCTGATGTCCTGATGGCTTAAATTTAAATTTGaccagaaggaaaaaaagggtTGCCCACATGAAATTAGTATTTTGTAAGCCACTAATTTGAGATAAATGATAGTGTTAATTTGTATGTACTGTTCACTGTCTTAATTACCAATAGCTATTTAGCTTTATGCAGAAATGATATCTTAAGTGTCTTGGATTACTGGCACAAAGCATGGCACATCAGCAATGTCTCTGCTGGCTTAATAGATATCGTCAGGTAACCACTGACCTTAGTCATAATGGGATGTGGGCTGTCTTGGGTGTATGAACGAGCCGCagggaagttttttttttctccgctTGTCATTTCAGGGGTATTCGTGATGAcattgaagaagaagatgaacaAGTGAGTGAGCCCTCCAAAGTTCTTCATCTACTACATCGTTGATCAGAGAGGTCTTCAGATCAAACATTCCCTAAATCTACCCTCTCTAATGTTATAAAGCCCCCTGCCTTCCCCTCTATCTGACCACGCAGGTTGCATTTAGGATTATTATGatggatttgttttttcttgtgtAGAATATTCTTGTTCAGAAAGTGTGAAAAATAGCATGTTTAATTGTTGATTTATGTCAGCAAGTGATGTGATTTGATGATATAAGATTGTGAATAATTTGTCCTATTGTTGAGCTGACTGTCTCCTCAGGTATTTGTCAGGTGCTGGCGCCTGTACGCTGTTGTAAGCAGCACAtcgacttgttttttttttacatgaaatGCTGTGCTGTCTGCAGGAAGCCTACTTCCGCTACATGGCAGAGAATCCCACAGCCGGGCTAAcccaagaggaagaggatgaaaacATTGACTACGACAGTGATGGGAACCCAATCGCCCCTACCACTAAGAAAGTTATCTTGCCGCTTCCTCCCATTGACCACTCTGAGGTACAGTTGACACTACTGCAGGGTTCAACGATAAGGATTGCACGGGGCAGGTATAATGACACGTTGGGCTAGTGCATCTAGCAACTTGCTAGACTTTAAAAAAGATTAAACTAGGGATGCCCCGAATGACCGGCCGCAATCGTTATCTGACGATATTCAGTAAATAATGTGCATTTGGGAGAAAAACTTTAACATTGAACACTGTACTGAGAGAGCACAGACGGTTTAAGAGTGCTGGCTCAACTATGGATCAACATTTTGTGTCGTATGAGTGAGTTTGTTGCAAATCTTTTGTCATTCGTCCATAGATTGATTACCCACCCTTTGAGAAAAACTTCTACAATGAGCATGAAGAGCTCAGCAACCTGACTGGAACTGAAGTGTTGGAGTTGAGGCACAAATTGGACTTACGGGTAAGTCTGGAAATTCAAGCCGTCAAGTATATAAATGTTCTATAACTGAAATACTCCACAGGTCAATTGTTACTCTGATTCAGtaattatttttagtttagtttttgcCCCAATCCAATTTTTTGCAATATTTTCTTGCAGTGGTTACTGTGGGAAAAATAATCTTTGGAGACATGAGCCTTCGTCATGTGGGAACTGATTTCTGCTTCTTTATCTTGTGTCTTTCAGGTATCTGGTGCTGCACCTCCAAAACCTTGCACTAGCTTTGCTCACTTCAATTTAGATGAGCAGCTAATGCACCAAATCCGCAAGTCTGAGTACACTCAGCCCACACCGATTCAGTGCCAGGTATAGTGTTGTCTTAGGGTTGCAACAaagtttaatattaaatgtttttttgttttattcacaatTTCATTAATGAACTTTTTTTGTTCTCAATCTGGGTTCTAGGGTGTGCCCATAGCTCTGTCTGGACGTGACATGATTGGTATTGCAAAGACTGGCAGTGGCAAAACTGCAGCGTTTATCTGGCCCATGCTGGTTCACATCATGGACCAAAAGGAACTGGAACCTGGAGAAGGGCCCATCGCCATCATTGTGTGCCCCACCAGAGAGCTTTGTCAGCAGGTGAGAATTGGGAGTCCGACTTTGTGAATGTATGAAAGATATTTGCTGTAGTATCAACTAAAATATACATCTTTAAGTGAGTTGGTTCACTGATGTGTGTCCCTTTGCCAGATCCATGTAGAATGTAAGCGTTTTGGGAAAGCCTACCTTCTGCGCTCTGTGGCGGTTTATGGAGGTGGCAGCATGTGGGAGCAGGCCAAAGCTCTGCAGGACGGAGCAGAGATTGTGGTGTGCACTCCGGTAAGAGAGGAGATCAGCTGTTGTCTTTGACCTGCCTTCTAAGAAGAACATGTGCAACAAATGAGAGGTtttactgtttctgtgtgtctgcatagGGTCGTCTGATCGACCACGTTAAGAAGAAGGCTACTTCCCTGCAGAGAGTGTCATACCTGGTTTTTGATGAGGCAGATCGCATGTTTGATATGGGCTTTGGTGAGTTGGAGTATCAGTGCAGTGTCAAAGATATTTAGAAGCTGTTTAGTGCACTGCAGCTTatctctcttttccctttcaGAATATCAGGTTAGATCTGTTGCCAGCCACGTCCGCCCCGACAGACAGAGTAAGTGGGGCTCTTTAAGTAATAAGACAATGTTTCATTGTCATAGGTAGCAAGGCTTCAGGGCATCTTAATCTGATTTCCTTCACAGCCCTTCTCTTTAGCGCTACTTTCCGAAAGAAGATAGAAAGGCTGGCCAGAGACATCTTGATAGATCCTATTCGTGTGGTGCAGGGAGACATCGGAGAGGTATGCAGCATCACATTGTTTTAGAGCTGTAGCTGCACACATGCTGATTTATTccttgttctgtgtgtgttaaagtcCTAAAACCCAAATTAAAGGCTACAAAATGAAAGTTAAATGAAGTTACAATACTACGACGGCATATTAGGTCCATTTTGGGTAAACTATTTATTCAAACTATTGTGGTAGCAAATGTTTTTAggtgtacagtatttaaaatacaatatacactTTTTAACATGCAGATCCCATGTTTTTACCTTGCTTCTCTCAC
Protein-coding sequences here:
- the ddx42 gene encoding ATP-dependent RNA helicase DDX42, producing the protein MSSENTGGFTGFRNSKDMNWNKGGPGVKRGFGFGGFSLAGKKEEPNAPPKSHTSFGPPGSSGYGKGQQLPSFYKIGTKRANFDEENAYFEDDEEESSSNVDLPYIPAENSPTRQQMQTGGGSDSEDDPLDAFMAEVESQAAKDMRKLEEKEKEKKSAKGIRDDIEEEDEQEAYFRYMAENPTAGLTQEEEDENIDYDSDGNPIAPTTKKVILPLPPIDHSEIDYPPFEKNFYNEHEELSNLTGTEVLELRHKLDLRVSGAAPPKPCTSFAHFNLDEQLMHQIRKSEYTQPTPIQCQGVPIALSGRDMIGIAKTGSGKTAAFIWPMLVHIMDQKELEPGEGPIAIIVCPTRELCQQIHVECKRFGKAYLLRSVAVYGGGSMWEQAKALQDGAEIVVCTPGRLIDHVKKKATSLQRVSYLVFDEADRMFDMGFEYQVRSVASHVRPDRQTLLFSATFRKKIERLARDILIDPIRVVQGDIGEANEDVTQLVEMLPTAKDKWSWLTRRVVEFTSCGSVLIFVTKKANCEELANNLSQEGYSLGLLHGDMDQSERNKVINNFKKKNLPVLVATDVAARGLDIPSIRTVVNYDVARDIDTHTHRIGRTGRAGEKGVAYTLLTNKDTTFAGDLVRNLEGANQAVTKELMDLAMQNPWFRKSRFKSGNGKKMNIGGGGLGYRERPGLGAESSERGGNMLCSTSSFEGYSKPASGAMGDRMSAMKQAFQAQYKSHFVAASSGPPKLSTKSNSSSGWTSAGSLSSVPTESANGSEWSQGAALSMSMSGFTSAGTLSSVPASQTSQSSSQHSYPPPAPPPAERRPAGKTRGGPGTLRQLPPAQ